One Antarctobacter heliothermus DNA segment encodes these proteins:
- the cobT gene encoding nicotinate-nucleotide--dimethylbenzimidazole phosphoribosyltransferase has product MTHLPLTSLDGVTALDLPAFDSAAAEAATARQMQLTKPPGSLGRLEDLAAFMAGWRGTDRPRIERAQALIFAGNHGVCAQGVNPFPQEVTAQMVANFAAGGAAINQLCKAAGADLNVIALDLDRPTRDFTTAPAMEEEDCLDALQRGAAAVDTDADILLLGEMGIGNSTIAAALAFASFGGTAQDWVGPGTGSDADGMTLKARVITAAVDKHGALSPMMRLAALGGREQAALCGAVLAARMARIPVLLDGFICTAAVTPLFAADPDLLAHCLIAHQSREPGHRRLAEAMDKAPLLDMGMALGEGSGAALALPILKGALACHNGMATFAEAGISGA; this is encoded by the coding sequence ATGACCCACCTTCCCCTGACGTCGCTGGACGGCGTGACCGCCCTTGACCTGCCCGCTTTTGACAGCGCCGCCGCCGAGGCCGCCACCGCGCGGCAGATGCAACTGACCAAGCCGCCGGGCTCGCTGGGCCGGCTAGAGGATCTCGCCGCGTTTATGGCGGGCTGGCGGGGCACTGACCGCCCGCGGATCGAGCGGGCACAGGCGCTGATATTTGCCGGCAACCACGGCGTCTGCGCGCAGGGCGTGAACCCCTTTCCGCAAGAGGTGACGGCGCAGATGGTGGCAAACTTTGCCGCCGGAGGCGCGGCGATCAACCAGTTGTGCAAGGCGGCTGGGGCCGATCTGAATGTCATTGCACTGGATCTTGACCGGCCCACCCGCGATTTTACCACCGCCCCGGCGATGGAGGAAGAGGACTGCCTCGACGCGCTGCAAAGGGGGGCGGCGGCGGTCGATACGGATGCCGACATCCTTCTGCTGGGGGAAATGGGCATCGGCAATTCCACCATTGCCGCCGCGCTCGCTTTTGCCAGTTTTGGCGGCACCGCGCAGGATTGGGTTGGTCCCGGCACCGGATCCGACGCGGACGGCATGACGCTCAAGGCCCGCGTGATCACGGCGGCGGTTGATAAACACGGGGCGTTGTCGCCCATGATGCGGCTTGCTGCCCTTGGTGGGCGCGAACAGGCCGCGCTGTGTGGCGCAGTGCTGGCGGCGCGGATGGCGCGCATTCCGGTGCTGCTGGACGGGTTCATCTGCACCGCCGCCGTCACGCCGCTGTTTGCCGCCGATCCTGACCTGCTGGCCCATTGCCTGATCGCTCACCAAAGTCGTGAACCGGGCCACCGGCGTCTGGCCGAAGCGATGGACAAGGCCCCATTGCTGGACATGGGCATGGCGCTTGGCGAGGGGTCCGGCGCGGCGCTGGCCTTGCCGATCCTCAAAGGTGCGTTGGCCTGCCACAACGGTATGGCCACCTTTGCCGAAGCAGGTATTTCGGGCGCATGA
- the cobU gene encoding bifunctional adenosylcobinamide kinase/adenosylcobinamide-phosphate guanylyltransferase, giving the protein MGKSILITGGARSGKSTLAERMALALGRPAIYIATAQAHDTEMSDRIALHQSRRDADWRTVEAPRDLIGALRETDGTEPRLVDCLTLWLTNLMLADEDWQAATHALAAELAHQSAPVIFVTNEVGAGIVPENALARAFRDAAGLVNQRIADACDELWFCVAGHPLKVKPA; this is encoded by the coding sequence ATGGGAAAGTCGATCCTCATCACCGGCGGCGCACGCTCGGGCAAAAGCACCCTGGCAGAGCGTATGGCGCTGGCGCTGGGGCGGCCCGCGATCTACATTGCCACCGCCCAAGCCCACGACACCGAAATGTCCGACCGCATCGCACTGCACCAATCCCGCCGCGACGCCGATTGGCGCACGGTCGAGGCACCGCGCGACCTGATCGGCGCGTTGCGTGAAACCGACGGCACCGAGCCTCGGCTGGTCGACTGCCTGACGCTGTGGCTCACCAACCTGATGCTGGCCGATGAGGACTGGCAGGCGGCGACACACGCGCTGGCGGCGGAACTGGCGCACCAGTCCGCGCCGGTCATCTTTGTTACCAATGAGGTTGGCGCCGGGATCGTCCCCGAAAACGCCCTTGCCCGCGCCTTTCGCGATGCGGCGGGGCTGGTCAATCAACGCATCGCCGACGCCTGTGATGAACTTTGGTTCTGCGTCGCTGGCCATCCACTGAAAGTCAAACCCGCATGA
- a CDS encoding MarR family winged helix-turn-helix transcriptional regulator, which yields MTTRSDPPPFDLASFTPYRLAVAAEKTSEALARQYRERFGISIPEWRVLVHLAQPLDGAATISVRDIEERVAMEKSKVSRAASRLEAAGYVEKTVDAGDRRLVRLALTDKGRQIMADLLPLAMAYQKKIEATLAESFAGLEAGLDAILDAE from the coding sequence ATGACCACCCGTTCCGACCCGCCACCGTTTGATCTTGCCAGCTTTACGCCCTATCGCCTTGCGGTCGCGGCGGAAAAGACATCTGAGGCACTTGCGCGGCAGTACCGTGAACGGTTTGGGATCTCGATCCCGGAGTGGCGGGTGCTGGTCCATTTGGCCCAACCGCTGGACGGCGCCGCCACGATCTCTGTCCGCGATATCGAGGAACGCGTTGCCATGGAGAAATCCAAGGTCAGCCGCGCCGCCTCGCGGCTTGAGGCGGCGGGCTATGTCGAAAAGACGGTGGATGCGGGCGACCGGCGGCTGGTGCGGCTGGCGCTGACCGACAAGGGCCGCCAGATAATGGCCGACCTGCTGCCGTTGGCGATGGCCTATCAGAAAAAGATCGAAGCGACGTTGGCAGAGAGTTTTGCCGGGCTGGAAGCCGGGCTGGATGCGATCCTCGACGCCGAATGA
- a CDS encoding cobyric acid synthase yields MSRAIMIQGTGSNVGKSMLVAGLCRAARRRGLSVAPFKPQNMSNNAAVTSDGGEIGRAQALQALACGLAPHTDMNPVLLKPETDVGAQVVVQGKRLTTAKASDYAKLKPQLLGSVLESFDRLKAKHDLIIVEGAGSPAEVNLRKGDIANMGFAEAAAVPVILTGDIDRGGVIAQIIGTQAVMDPADVERVCGFIINKFRGDPRLFDDGYALIEERTRWRGFGVAPWFPEAWKLPAEDALDVRAPDRAEGLHIVCLCLSRMANFDDLDPLAQEPGVRLTMLQRGLPIPGDADLVIIPGSKSTRGDLAFVREQGWDIDLMAHHRRGGRILGICGGYQMLGDSVDDPHGIEGPPGKDPGLGLLRIDTLMTADKSLTEVQATHAASGTGFHGYEIHIGRSDGLDRARPFAIVEGQPEGAISADGRVMGSYLHGMFRDDAFRAAWLAGFGVEATQAYDAGVEDALDALADHLETHLDVASILAASR; encoded by the coding sequence ATGAGCCGCGCCATCATGATCCAGGGCACCGGGTCCAACGTGGGCAAATCCATGCTGGTGGCAGGCCTGTGCCGCGCAGCACGGCGGCGGGGATTGTCCGTGGCCCCATTCAAGCCGCAAAACATGTCAAACAATGCCGCTGTGACCAGCGACGGCGGTGAGATTGGGCGCGCGCAGGCCTTGCAGGCATTGGCCTGCGGTTTGGCCCCGCATACAGATATGAACCCCGTGCTGCTCAAACCCGAAACGGATGTAGGCGCGCAGGTCGTCGTGCAGGGCAAGCGCCTGACCACCGCCAAAGCGAGTGACTACGCAAAGTTGAAACCGCAACTCCTTGGTTCTGTTCTGGAAAGCTTTGACCGGCTGAAGGCCAAGCATGACCTGATCATCGTCGAAGGCGCGGGTAGCCCGGCAGAGGTAAACCTGCGCAAAGGTGACATCGCCAACATGGGCTTTGCCGAGGCGGCGGCTGTGCCGGTGATCCTGACAGGGGACATCGACCGGGGCGGCGTCATCGCCCAAATTATCGGCACACAGGCGGTCATGGATCCGGCGGACGTCGAACGCGTTTGTGGATTTATCATCAACAAGTTCCGTGGCGACCCTCGTCTGTTCGATGACGGTTACGCGTTGATCGAGGAGCGCACTCGCTGGCGCGGGTTCGGCGTGGCCCCATGGTTCCCCGAGGCATGGAAACTGCCTGCCGAGGATGCGCTAGACGTGCGTGCGCCTGACCGGGCGGAGGGGCTGCACATTGTCTGTCTCTGCCTGTCGCGCATGGCGAACTTTGATGACCTCGACCCGTTGGCGCAGGAACCGGGCGTGCGGCTGACCATGCTACAGCGCGGCTTGCCGATCCCCGGTGACGCGGACCTTGTGATCATACCCGGCAGCAAATCCACACGCGGCGATCTGGCCTTTGTCCGCGAACAGGGCTGGGACATCGACCTGATGGCGCATCACCGGCGCGGTGGTCGCATTCTTGGCATTTGCGGCGGCTATCAGATGCTGGGCGACAGTGTAGATGACCCGCACGGGATTGAAGGACCGCCGGGTAAAGACCCCGGTCTAGGCCTGCTGCGCATCGACACCCTCATGACGGCGGACAAATCCCTGACAGAGGTACAGGCCACCCACGCCGCCAGCGGGACCGGATTCCACGGCTATGAAATCCACATCGGGCGCAGCGACGGCCTTGACCGCGCCCGCCCCTTTGCCATTGTCGAGGGCCAACCAGAAGGCGCGATCAGTGCCGATGGCCGCGTGATGGGCAGCTATTTGCACGGCATGTTTCGCGATGATGCGTTCCGCGCCGCGTGGCTGGCGGGCTTTGGTGTTGAGGCAACCCAAGCCTATGACGCAGGGGTCGAGGACGCGCTTGACGCGCTTGCTGACCACCTTGAGACGCATCTGGATGTGGCCAGCATTCTGGCCGCCTCGCGCTAA
- the cobS gene encoding adenosylcobinamide-GDP ribazoletransferase, with protein MTPRRPLDELRLAMMMLTRLPMGRLADPAPTLTQARWAFPLVGLPLGLVAWGVFAGASALNLPGLTCAFATLAALAALTGGLHHDGFADFADGAGGRDRTQRLEIMRDSRVGSYGVIALIFAVGLAASALSALPASAGAGFVLVSVASRLAMLILLDTLPPARMDGLGHMAARARGPNSLSVWAPGLIVSLAAALILGLAALAVLTAMALATALVARQARRSLGGQTGDVLGAVQLTAETAGWVVLAATL; from the coding sequence ATGACCCCGCGCCGCCCACTGGACGAACTGCGGCTGGCGATGATGATGCTGACGCGGCTGCCGATGGGGCGGCTGGCTGATCCGGCACCTACGCTGACGCAAGCAAGGTGGGCCTTTCCACTGGTGGGCCTACCACTGGGACTGGTGGCATGGGGGGTGTTTGCCGGGGCTTCGGCTCTGAACCTGCCGGGGCTAACCTGTGCCTTTGCCACGCTGGCCGCACTGGCCGCGCTGACCGGCGGGTTGCACCACGACGGTTTTGCCGATTTCGCTGACGGCGCGGGCGGGCGTGACCGGACCCAACGGCTAGAGATCATGCGCGACAGCCGGGTCGGCAGCTACGGAGTCATTGCCCTGATCTTTGCGGTGGGGCTGGCCGCATCGGCACTGAGCGCGCTGCCCGCCTCGGCCGGTGCCGGGTTTGTGTTGGTCAGCGTGGCCAGCCGTTTGGCCATGCTGATCCTGCTCGACACCCTGCCGCCCGCGCGGATGGACGGGCTGGGCCACATGGCGGCGCGCGCGCGCGGCCCCAATTCCCTGAGCGTCTGGGCGCCGGGTTTGATCGTGTCTTTGGCGGCGGCGCTGATACTTGGCCTTGCGGCACTTGCGGTGCTGACTGCCATGGCGTTGGCGACAGCATTGGTGGCGCGTCAGGCGCGGCGCAGCCTTGGCGGCCAGACCGGCGACGTGCTGGGCGCGGTACAACTGACCGCTGAGACCGCCGGGTGGGTAGTACTGGCCGCAACACTCTGA
- a CDS encoding HAD family hydrolase, whose translation MSAELIVWDFDGVLNAEPEGAPFGWVSRLDADLGLSPRAFRAFLNRPGQAAQVLRGALSLQDELTRWLATQDTNVTSDALLAHWLRSEDRPDPQVIDWLDRSPQRAVIGTNNPAPRSQYIMENMGFSARVETIFASGPMGMAKPDAGFYGAIERWSGLAPNAILLIDDNRANVAAAASRGWQAFHFHTHTRDGLPVKLGITS comes from the coding sequence ATGAGTGCCGAACTGATCGTCTGGGATTTCGACGGCGTCCTGAACGCCGAACCCGAGGGCGCCCCCTTTGGATGGGTGTCCCGTCTGGACGCCGATCTGGGCCTGTCGCCGCGCGCCTTTCGCGCGTTTCTCAACCGGCCCGGGCAGGCAGCACAGGTGTTGCGTGGCGCGCTGTCCTTGCAGGATGAACTGACCCGTTGGCTTGCCACGCAGGACACCAACGTCACCTCCGATGCGCTATTGGCGCATTGGCTGCGGTCTGAGGATCGCCCGGACCCGCAGGTCATCGACTGGCTGGACCGCAGCCCACAGCGCGCGGTGATCGGCACCAACAACCCTGCCCCACGTTCGCAATATATCATGGAAAACATGGGCTTCTCCGCCAGAGTTGAGACGATTTTCGCCTCCGGTCCTATGGGTATGGCCAAGCCTGACGCAGGTTTTTACGGTGCGATTGAACGCTGGTCCGGCCTTGCGCCGAATGCCATCCTTTTGATTGACGACAACCGCGCCAATGTCGCAGCAGCGGCATCGCGTGGCTGGCAAGCCTTTCATTTTCACACCCACACCCGCGACGGATTGCCCGTAAAACTGGGGATCACATCATGA
- the cobD gene encoding threonine-phosphate decarboxylase CobD, which produces MRDHGGDLDRAMARYGGGDWLDLSTGINARPYPFPDLPARAWTALPTGAEISALVVTACANYGAGEGVDCVPLAGAQAAIQLVPRLAQPDEARVLGPTYNEHAGSLEAQGWRVTQVADIAGLKGAPLAVVVNPNNPDGRFWPPEELIELARHVGLLVVDESFADPVPEYSMVRYLDRLPEGVRVVVLRSFGKFYGLAGVRLGFALGETALIAPMRQMAGPWAVSGPAIAAGCKALADRTWQGAMIGQLARDAVRMDALAEAAGWSLVGGTVLFRTYDTGDAVAAQDRLAEARIWTRRFPYSDGWLRLGLPGPEADWSRVEAALAPPPSRF; this is translated from the coding sequence ATGCGCGATCACGGCGGTGATTTGGACCGGGCGATGGCTCGGTATGGAGGGGGCGATTGGCTGGACCTGTCGACCGGCATCAATGCGCGGCCCTATCCGTTTCCCGACCTGCCTGCGCGCGCATGGACGGCGCTGCCGACGGGCGCAGAGATCTCCGCTTTGGTGGTTACGGCGTGTGCAAATTACGGTGCGGGTGAGGGTGTGGATTGCGTGCCGCTTGCAGGTGCACAGGCGGCGATCCAATTGGTGCCGCGCCTTGCGCAGCCGGATGAGGCGCGCGTTCTTGGGCCAACCTACAACGAACACGCTGGATCGTTAGAGGCGCAGGGCTGGCGGGTAACGCAGGTTGCGGACATCGCTGGGCTGAAAGGCGCGCCTTTGGCTGTGGTCGTAAACCCGAACAACCCGGACGGACGCTTCTGGCCACCCGAAGAGCTGATTGAACTCGCTCGCCATGTGGGCCTGCTGGTGGTGGACGAGAGCTTTGCCGACCCGGTTCCGGAGTATTCGATGGTCCGCTATCTCGACCGCCTGCCAGAGGGCGTGCGGGTCGTGGTGTTGCGGTCCTTTGGCAAATTCTACGGGTTGGCGGGGGTGCGGCTGGGCTTTGCCTTGGGGGAAACCGCGTTGATCGCGCCGATGCGCCAGATGGCCGGTCCTTGGGCGGTCAGCGGTCCGGCGATTGCGGCGGGGTGCAAGGCTCTGGCCGACCGGACGTGGCAAGGCGCAATGATCGGGCAATTGGCGCGCGACGCGGTGCGGATGGATGCGCTGGCAGAGGCGGCAGGGTGGTCGTTGGTGGGGGGAACGGTTCTGTTTCGGACCTATGACACCGGCGATGCGGTAGCGGCGCAGGATCGACTGGCAGAGGCCCGGATCTGGACGCGTCGGTTTCCTTACTCCGACGGTTGGCTGCGGCTGGGTCTGCCGGGGCCAGAGGCGGATTGGTCGCGGGTGGAGGCGGCTCTGGCCCCGCCGCCCAGCCGATTTTAG
- a CDS encoding histidine phosphatase family protein, with protein sequence MTPPDASELLLIRHAPARHGGRLCGCTDVEADLGDPAIWQPLQALVAGVSRRVVSPAVRCRQTAEALWSGAEVVQDARLWEQDFGTQEGMPFADIPDLGPLSAQDLADHRPPGGESFADMVARITPALGELAAQAREAGPVAVVAHAGTVRVGLAMALGSVPVALAFEVAPWSVTRLRVFEGGLSVVAVNWRPL encoded by the coding sequence ATGACGCCGCCTGATGCCTCTGAACTGCTGTTGATTCGCCATGCCCCCGCCCGACATGGCGGGCGTTTGTGCGGGTGCACGGATGTGGAGGCCGACCTTGGTGATCCGGCGATCTGGCAGCCTTTGCAGGCGCTAGTGGCCGGGGTGTCGCGGCGCGTGGTCAGCCCCGCCGTGCGGTGCCGTCAAACGGCTGAGGCGCTTTGGTCCGGGGCCGAGGTCGTGCAGGATGCCCGGCTGTGGGAGCAGGACTTTGGCACGCAAGAGGGGATGCCGTTTGCCGACATCCCCGATCTTGGCCCCTTGTCTGCACAGGATCTGGCGGACCATCGCCCCCCGGGCGGCGAGAGTTTTGCCGATATGGTGGCACGGATCACACCCGCCCTAGGCGAACTGGCCGCGCAGGCGCGCGAGGCTGGTCCGGTGGCGGTGGTGGCCCATGCGGGAACAGTGCGCGTTGGGCTGGCGATGGCGCTGGGCTCGGTGCCTGTCGCGCTGGCCTTTGAGGTGGCGCCATGGTCGGTGACGCGGCTGCGGGTTTTTGAGGGCGGCCTGTCCGTGGTCGCTGTAAACTGGCGGCCTTTGTAG
- a CDS encoding ArsJ-associated glyceraldehyde-3-phosphate dehydrogenase, with amino-acid sequence MTTYAINGLGRIGKLIVRPMLEAGDTIAFLNDAVGDPAMHAHLLEFDTVHGRWDATFSADSDSLSVNGTRIPVFGTRNLDDLPLEGVDVVVDCTGYCKTAERIAPYFERGVKKVVVSAPVKDGGAANIVMGVNDGIYDADTHDIVTAASCTTNCLAPVVKVIHEAMGIKHGSITTIHDVTNTQTIVDRPAKDLRRARSALNSLIPTTTGSATAITLIYPELKGRLNGHAVRVPLLNASLTDCVFEVERETTAEEVNALFKAAAGGELKGILGYEERPLVSTDYTNDPRSAIVDAPSTMVVNGTQVKIYAWYDNEWGYAHRLVDVAHMVGKRL; translated from the coding sequence ATGACCACTTACGCCATCAATGGGCTGGGCCGTATCGGCAAACTGATCGTGAGACCGATGCTGGAGGCAGGCGACACCATCGCCTTTCTCAACGATGCCGTCGGCGATCCGGCGATGCACGCGCATTTGCTTGAATTCGATACGGTCCATGGCCGTTGGGATGCCACGTTCAGCGCCGACAGTGATAGTCTGAGCGTCAATGGCACCCGCATTCCGGTGTTCGGGACGCGCAACCTAGACGATCTGCCGCTAGAGGGTGTGGACGTGGTGGTGGACTGCACGGGTTATTGCAAGACGGCCGAGCGTATCGCGCCCTATTTTGAGCGCGGCGTGAAAAAGGTGGTTGTCTCTGCCCCGGTCAAGGACGGAGGGGCGGCGAATATCGTCATGGGTGTGAATGACGGTATCTATGATGCCGACACGCATGATATTGTCACGGCGGCCTCCTGCACCACCAACTGTTTGGCCCCGGTGGTCAAGGTCATTCACGAGGCGATGGGCATCAAACACGGGTCGATCACCACGATCCATGACGTGACCAACACCCAAACCATCGTGGACCGGCCCGCCAAGGATCTGCGCCGCGCGCGGTCCGCGCTGAATTCGCTGATCCCCACAACCACCGGGTCGGCCACGGCCATCACGCTTATTTATCCCGAGCTCAAGGGACGTTTGAACGGCCATGCGGTGCGGGTGCCGCTGCTGAACGCCTCGCTGACCGACTGTGTGTTCGAGGTGGAACGGGAGACCACCGCCGAAGAGGTCAACGCACTTTTCAAGGCGGCCGCAGGGGGCGAACTGAAAGGCATCCTTGGCTATGAGGAACGCCCGCTGGTCTCGACCGATTACACCAACGATCCGCGTTCTGCGATTGTGGACGCGCCGTCGACCATGGTTGTGAACGGCACGCAGGTGAAGATCTACGCCTGGTACGACAATGAATGGGGCTATGCGCACCGGCTGGTGGATGTGGCCCATATGGTCGGCAAGCGCCTCTGA
- the cbiB gene encoding adenosylcobinamide-phosphate synthase CbiB, with product MSFALIMLVALLMDALIGWPDALYRRISHPVVWIGALISGLDARLNRGRAPGLLLLGGVTVVIVICAATLPVLLVALVLGDSWLATLILGLMAWPLVASRSMYDHVNAVRDPLLKGDLPAARAALSMIVGRDTRPLDDAGISRAALESLAENTSDGIVAPLFWGVIGGLPGIVAYKAINTMDSMIGHRNDRYEHFGKCAARLDDLVNLIPARLTALFFALVSGRTGVALRVVARDARHHRSPNAGWPEAALAGSLDVRLSGPRVYGDRVSDEPFVNARAPDPDKHSISRGLALYLRAMFLCGAVLVGLAAV from the coding sequence GTGAGTTTTGCCCTGATCATGTTGGTTGCCCTGCTTATGGATGCGCTGATCGGCTGGCCGGACGCGCTGTACCGTCGGATCTCACATCCAGTGGTCTGGATCGGGGCGCTGATTTCGGGGCTGGACGCGCGTTTGAACCGTGGTCGAGCGCCGGGCCTTCTGCTCCTTGGAGGCGTGACCGTTGTCATTGTTATCTGCGCAGCCACGTTACCTGTTTTGCTGGTGGCGCTTGTGTTGGGGGACAGCTGGCTTGCGACTCTGATCCTTGGCCTGATGGCTTGGCCGCTGGTGGCGTCACGTTCGATGTATGACCATGTTAACGCGGTGCGTGATCCGTTGCTGAAAGGCGATCTGCCAGCCGCGCGCGCTGCGTTGTCGATGATCGTGGGGCGCGACACCCGCCCCCTTGACGATGCGGGGATCAGCCGGGCGGCTCTGGAGAGCCTGGCAGAGAACACGTCCGATGGGATCGTTGCGCCGCTGTTTTGGGGCGTGATCGGCGGTTTGCCGGGGATCGTGGCCTATAAGGCGATCAACACGATGGATTCCATGATCGGTCACCGCAATGACCGCTATGAGCATTTCGGCAAATGCGCCGCCCGGCTCGACGATCTGGTGAACCTGATCCCCGCGCGCCTGACGGCCCTGTTTTTTGCGCTGGTTTCTGGCCGGACGGGTGTGGCGCTGCGGGTTGTGGCCCGCGATGCGCGGCATCACCGCTCGCCCAATGCGGGCTGGCCCGAGGCGGCGCTGGCGGGTAGTTTGGATGTGCGCCTGTCCGGTCCGCGCGTGTACGGCGATCGCGTGTCGGATGAGCCGTTTGTGAACGCGCGGGCCCCTGACCCAGACAAGCACAGCATCAGCCGGGGACTTGCGCTTTATCTGCGGGCGATGTTTCTCTGCGGCGCGGTTCTTGTGGGGCTTGCGGCAGTTTAA
- the arsJ gene encoding organoarsenical effux MFS transporter ArsJ has product MTDTASQRPEGMAAYMAVTAAYWAFMLTDGALRMLVLLHFHTLGFSPVQLAYLFLLYEFAGIVTNLSAGWIAARFGLTSTLYAGLALQVGALLALAQLDPAWSLTASVIFVMAVQGLSGVAKDLSKMSAKSAVKLLAPSGQGGLFKWVALLTGSKNAIKGLGFLLGAAMLAMFGFVPAVLGMAAVPGAVLLAVSLRMPSGLPTGKKGAKFTEVFSKDRNVNCLSAARVFLFGARDVWFVVGIPVYFYAVLSDGSEAGNRFAFFTIGSFMAVWTILYGAVQAYAPKALRAATRPASEIVGAARGWALSLTVVPAVLAALVWWAGAPADWLTLTIIAGLLVFGALFAVNSSLHSYLILAFSKGERVTMDVGFYYMANAAGRLLGTLLSGVSYQIGGLPLCLATAAVMVAISAVGASRLRAD; this is encoded by the coding sequence ATGACCGACACTGCTTCCCAACGCCCCGAGGGAATGGCCGCCTATATGGCCGTGACCGCTGCCTATTGGGCCTTCATGCTCACCGATGGCGCGCTGCGGATGCTTGTGCTGCTGCACTTTCACACGTTGGGCTTTTCGCCCGTCCAACTGGCCTACCTGTTCCTGCTTTATGAATTCGCGGGCATTGTGACCAACCTGTCTGCGGGGTGGATCGCCGCGCGCTTTGGCCTGACATCGACCCTGTATGCCGGGTTGGCGCTGCAGGTCGGCGCGCTGCTGGCGCTGGCGCAACTGGATCCGGCGTGGAGCCTGACTGCCTCTGTCATCTTTGTCATGGCGGTGCAGGGCCTGTCCGGCGTGGCCAAGGACCTGTCCAAGATGTCGGCCAAATCGGCGGTCAAACTGCTGGCGCCGTCAGGGCAGGGCGGGTTGTTCAAATGGGTGGCCCTGCTGACCGGGTCCAAGAACGCGATCAAAGGGCTAGGGTTCCTGCTGGGGGCAGCGATGCTGGCGATGTTCGGCTTTGTTCCGGCGGTGCTGGGGATGGCGGCGGTGCCGGGCGCGGTCCTGCTGGCGGTAAGCCTGCGGATGCCGTCCGGCCTGCCGACCGGCAAGAAAGGGGCGAAATTCACAGAGGTGTTTTCCAAGGATCGCAACGTGAACTGCCTGTCAGCGGCACGGGTGTTCCTGTTCGGGGCACGCGATGTGTGGTTCGTCGTCGGCATCCCAGTCTATTTCTACGCGGTACTGTCCGATGGCTCTGAGGCGGGCAACCGCTTTGCGTTCTTCACCATCGGCAGCTTTATGGCGGTCTGGACGATCCTCTACGGGGCGGTACAGGCCTATGCGCCCAAGGCGCTGCGCGCCGCAACCCGCCCGGCCTCTGAAATCGTCGGCGCGGCCCGTGGCTGGGCGCTGTCGCTGACGGTGGTGCCTGCGGTTCTGGCGGCGTTGGTGTGGTGGGCGGGGGCGCCGGCGGATTGGCTGACCCTGACCATCATTGCAGGACTTCTGGTGTTTGGCGCGCTGTTTGCGGTCAACAGTTCCCTGCACAGCTATCTCATCCTCGCCTTTTCAAAGGGCGAGCGGGTGACAATGGATGTCGGGTTTTACTACATGGCGAATGCGGCGGGCCGGTTGCTGGGCACGCTGTTGTCTGGCGTCAGCTATCAGATCGGCGGGCTGCCGCTGTGTCTGGCGACGGCGGCGGTCATGGTCGCGATCAGCGCCGTGGGAGCGTCGCGGCTGCGGGCGGACTGA
- a CDS encoding propanediol utilization protein codes for MQGRLQPGGPVVLVTLACPAHGVSVERTGDGPLSLEGDPLVVSSAQAAHMLDKVGLPVAGRYVISADLLPGGGAGMSTAALVALARAAGCDDSAALARACLAVEGASDPLMWSTPDRLLWASRRAEILQRLDPVPACEILGGFWGPPQRTDPEDSDFPDIADLVAAWPGADLAAKADLASQSAQRCSSLRGPVDDPMPELGKRLGALGHARAHTGPARALIFAPGTVPEGAERAMTEAGLSDVLRFATGGGA; via the coding sequence ATGCAGGGACGGCTGCAACCTGGTGGCCCGGTGGTGCTGGTGACGCTGGCGTGCCCGGCCCACGGTGTCAGCGTCGAGCGAACTGGCGATGGCCCCTTGTCGCTGGAGGGCGATCCGCTGGTTGTCTCCTCGGCGCAGGCCGCGCACATGTTGGACAAAGTCGGTCTGCCTGTGGCGGGCCGCTACGTCATCTCGGCCGACTTGTTGCCCGGCGGCGGAGCAGGCATGTCGACTGCGGCGCTTGTGGCGTTGGCCCGTGCGGCGGGCTGTGACGACAGCGCGGCGCTGGCGCGCGCCTGTTTGGCGGTTGAGGGGGCAAGCGATCCGTTGATGTGGTCCACACCTGATCGGTTGCTATGGGCCTCGCGGCGCGCAGAGATCTTGCAGCGGCTGGACCCGGTTCCAGCCTGTGAGATCCTTGGTGGTTTTTGGGGGCCTCCTCAGCGGACGGACCCCGAGGATTCCGATTTTCCGGACATCGCGGATCTTGTCGCGGCGTGGCCGGGCGCGGATCTTGCTGCCAAGGCCGACTTGGCAAGTCAGTCCGCGCAGCGGTGCTCATCCTTGCGCGGGCCGGTCGATGATCCGATGCCCGAGTTGGGTAAACGGCTGGGCGCGCTGGGACACGCCCGCGCCCATACCGGGCCAGCCCGAGCGTTGATTTTTGCGCCCGGCACGGTGCCGGAGGGTGCGGAGCGGGCGATGACAGAGGCCGGATTGTCCGATGTGCTGCGCTTTGCGACGGGGGGCGGCGCGTGA